From a single Paraburkholderia edwinii genomic region:
- a CDS encoding UDP-glucuronic acid decarboxylase family protein: MTTRTLVTGGAGFIGSHLCDRLIADGHDVTALDNFFTGSEANVAHLYGHGRFRLVRHDVSTPVDIEGVETIYNLACPASPVHYQLDPVQTVKSNVLGAVNMLDLARRTNATILQASTSEIYGDPVVHPQPESYRGNVNPIGPRACYDEGKRCAETLFFDYHRQHGVRVKVPRIFNTYGPRMSPNDGRVVSNFIVQALNGDDITIYGDGSQTRAFCYVDDLIDAFVLLMEAADAVTGPINIGNPYEVSVKELAGLILEITESRSKLVYTGLPVDDPVQRCPDISLARDVLGWEPKVSLQEGLYQTIEYFERSLTVTSTMGEGFGGGA; the protein is encoded by the coding sequence ATGACAACCCGAACACTTGTGACAGGCGGCGCCGGATTTATCGGTTCGCATCTTTGTGATCGTCTGATAGCGGACGGTCACGACGTGACGGCACTCGACAACTTCTTCACCGGAAGCGAGGCAAATGTTGCTCATCTATATGGGCACGGGCGCTTCAGGCTCGTCCGTCACGATGTTTCAACGCCAGTCGATATCGAGGGAGTCGAGACGATCTACAACCTCGCCTGTCCGGCGTCTCCGGTCCACTACCAGCTCGACCCGGTCCAGACGGTGAAGTCGAACGTGCTAGGCGCAGTCAACATGCTCGACCTCGCACGGCGTACGAACGCGACAATCCTGCAGGCGTCGACAAGCGAGATATATGGCGATCCGGTCGTTCATCCGCAACCGGAGAGTTATCGCGGCAACGTGAACCCGATCGGCCCCAGGGCCTGTTACGACGAGGGCAAGCGTTGCGCTGAAACGCTATTTTTCGATTACCACCGTCAGCATGGCGTGCGCGTCAAGGTGCCGCGAATCTTCAACACCTATGGTCCCCGCATGAGCCCCAACGATGGGCGTGTCGTGTCGAACTTCATCGTACAGGCGCTCAACGGGGACGACATCACGATTTACGGAGACGGCAGTCAGACTCGCGCGTTCTGCTATGTGGACGATCTGATCGATGCGTTTGTGCTGCTGATGGAAGCGGCCGACGCGGTGACCGGCCCGATCAACATCGGCAATCCATACGAAGTCTCGGTGAAGGAACTCGCCGGGCTGATTCTCGAGATCACGGAGTCACGCTCGAAGCTCGTCTATACGGGGCTGCCCGTCGACGATCCGGTCCAGCGATGTCCGGATATTTCCCTCGCGCGCGATGTGCTCGGCTGGGAACCGAAAGTTTCGCTGCAGGAGGGGCTCTATCAAACGATCGAGTACTTCGAGCGGTCTTTGACGGTGACCTCGACGATGGGCGAAGGCTTCGGCGGCGGAGCATAA
- a CDS encoding tetratricopeptide repeat protein, producing METVENGAANVSPHAASAQAFRGAKELHDKGKFAEAETLLRDAIAADPHNSDLRNARGVMFAAMKRNLDAVWCYRDALAINPRAAGIWTNLGNALTSLKHLKGAIYCHQRAIALSQGETSLLHHNLGTALAEAGMHGEAVVAFTRAIEQRKQYDLARWDRGRSYLYLGNYRQAWPDYEVRLVTGQLPKKELPGRQWNGEAYAGKRLVLVVEQGFGDTLWVARYLPRVKALGGELVIECQAELISLIAAMGVADRLIARNSPLPAADFYCYLCSLPGLFTNDVNSIPAAPYFFPSADRAAKLAPLFDRARGRLKVGIVWSGSVTFKKNHERAQPLMRFFQAFALPGVQLYSLQKGPRTSELTSLPKGGPIIDLAPHLEDFADTAAAVSQLDLVIMTDSAVAHLAGAMGKPVWVLLGYVAHWLWLEGRTDSPWYPSMRLFRPRAEGDWDHVFDSASVELMTLAKL from the coding sequence ATGGAGACCGTGGAAAACGGCGCAGCGAACGTCTCGCCACACGCTGCATCGGCGCAGGCGTTTCGCGGCGCGAAAGAGCTTCACGACAAGGGGAAGTTTGCCGAAGCCGAGACGCTGTTGCGCGACGCGATCGCGGCGGACCCGCATAACAGCGACTTGCGAAACGCACGCGGCGTGATGTTCGCCGCGATGAAACGCAATCTCGACGCGGTATGGTGCTATCGCGACGCGCTAGCCATCAATCCTCGCGCCGCCGGCATCTGGACCAATCTTGGCAATGCGCTGACATCGCTGAAGCATCTGAAGGGCGCGATTTACTGTCATCAGCGGGCAATCGCCCTTTCGCAGGGCGAGACGTCGCTGCTTCACCACAATCTCGGCACCGCGCTGGCTGAAGCGGGCATGCACGGCGAAGCCGTAGTTGCCTTTACCCGCGCGATCGAACAGCGCAAGCAGTACGATCTTGCGCGCTGGGACCGCGGTCGGAGCTATCTGTATCTCGGCAACTATCGACAGGCCTGGCCGGACTATGAAGTGAGGCTCGTGACCGGGCAATTGCCGAAGAAGGAATTGCCCGGCCGGCAGTGGAACGGCGAAGCGTATGCGGGCAAACGGCTAGTGCTCGTTGTCGAGCAGGGATTCGGCGACACGTTATGGGTCGCGCGTTATCTGCCGCGCGTGAAAGCGCTGGGCGGCGAACTGGTTATCGAATGCCAGGCTGAACTGATTTCGCTGATTGCGGCGATGGGCGTCGCCGATCGCCTGATCGCCCGTAATTCGCCGTTGCCGGCCGCGGATTTCTATTGCTATCTGTGCAGCCTGCCGGGGCTCTTCACGAACGATGTCAATTCGATACCCGCGGCGCCATATTTTTTTCCATCCGCCGATCGAGCGGCAAAGCTCGCGCCGTTGTTCGATCGTGCTCGTGGACGCCTGAAGGTCGGCATCGTCTGGTCCGGCAGCGTGACATTCAAGAAGAATCACGAACGCGCGCAGCCGCTGATGCGCTTTTTCCAGGCGTTTGCGTTACCTGGTGTCCAGCTATACAGCCTACAGAAGGGCCCTCGCACCAGCGAGCTCACGTCATTGCCGAAAGGCGGTCCGATCATCGATCTCGCGCCTCACCTTGAAGACTTCGCCGATACGGCCGCCGCGGTGTCGCAGCTCGATCTCGTGATCATGACCGACAGCGCGGTCGCGCATCTGGCCGGCGCAATGGGCAAGCCCGTCTGGGTATTGCTCGGCTATGTCGCGCATTGGCTATGGCTGGAGGGCCGCACGGACAGTCCGTGGTATCCGTCGATGCGCCTCTTCAGGCCGAGAGCCGAGGGTGACTGGGACCATGTCTTCGACTCAGCCTCAGTGGAACTGATGACGCTCGCGAAACTGTGA